A region from the Marinobacter sp. SS13-12 genome encodes:
- a CDS encoding DUF5666 domain-containing protein — MKRDPLATAIKLAMTGVIAGSLAACGGGGSGSSSSDTASSGTSVGPVSGFGSVYVNGTRFNTNGSVNSDDGIERETQLEKGMILKVRGRWDDDGQGEADRLDYDDTLRGELQSATWNGPDLLDGDGTLIVAGQEILVDGQTVFKGATPAELDGVSPGTYRVRISAWRLDDGTFRASYVGVKPVSDDFGDGNEVEVEGVVRNLDAVAQTFQINGIDVDYQSAEFDDDLERDDLANGIVVEVEGYIQNGVLIAEEIEDEDDLFDDDDDVEIAGAISGDYDDVSRQFSLNGITVRVNSGTGFDDGLRESELGDGLLVKVEGSFRNGVLVAEEIEPRDGDAELDGVIESKSEDELVVSGVRVVLTGNTLIEDDDDDDDDSITMRTRDIESLRVGDFIEVEGRQRSSGGDYLEAIKIEREDDDDDDGYEMEGRVTAVTDSSITVLGLTLLRGDANLSDISVGNQVEIDYFRNAGGDYVIDEIEEDD; from the coding sequence ATGAAACGCGATCCGTTAGCAACAGCAATCAAACTGGCCATGACCGGTGTTATCGCAGGCTCCCTGGCCGCCTGTGGCGGTGGTGGTTCCGGTTCGTCCAGTAGTGACACCGCATCCTCCGGAACCAGTGTCGGGCCGGTGTCCGGGTTTGGCAGTGTGTACGTAAACGGCACCCGGTTTAATACCAATGGCAGTGTTAACAGCGACGACGGCATCGAGCGGGAGACCCAGCTCGAGAAAGGCATGATTCTCAAGGTTCGTGGCCGCTGGGACGACGATGGACAGGGCGAGGCCGATCGCCTGGATTACGACGATACTCTCCGCGGCGAATTGCAGTCCGCTACCTGGAACGGTCCGGACCTGCTTGACGGTGACGGCACGCTGATAGTCGCCGGGCAGGAAATCCTGGTGGACGGGCAGACCGTCTTCAAGGGCGCCACGCCGGCCGAACTGGATGGTGTCAGCCCTGGCACCTACCGGGTTCGGATCAGTGCCTGGCGCCTTGATGATGGCACTTTCCGCGCCAGTTACGTGGGCGTGAAGCCAGTGAGCGATGATTTCGGCGATGGCAACGAAGTGGAAGTTGAAGGTGTGGTCCGCAATCTGGACGCAGTTGCCCAGACCTTCCAGATCAACGGCATTGATGTGGATTACCAGAGCGCCGAGTTCGATGACGATCTGGAACGGGACGATCTCGCAAACGGCATCGTTGTTGAGGTTGAAGGTTATATCCAGAACGGGGTGTTGATCGCAGAGGAAATCGAGGATGAAGACGACCTCTTCGATGACGACGATGATGTCGAGATTGCCGGGGCCATTTCCGGTGACTACGACGATGTCAGCCGGCAGTTCAGCCTCAACGGAATTACTGTCCGGGTGAATAGCGGTACCGGGTTTGACGATGGCCTGCGGGAAAGTGAGCTTGGCGATGGCCTGCTGGTGAAAGTCGAGGGCAGTTTCCGTAACGGTGTGCTGGTAGCCGAAGAGATCGAGCCTCGTGACGGTGATGCAGAACTGGACGGTGTCATTGAATCGAAGAGTGAGGACGAACTGGTCGTCAGCGGCGTTCGTGTGGTGCTGACCGGCAACACGCTCATCGAAGATGACGATGACGACGATGATGACAGCATCACGATGAGAACCCGCGATATCGAAAGCCTTCGTGTTGGCGATTTCATTGAGGTGGAAGGTCGCCAGCGCTCGTCCGGAGGCGATTACCTGGAAGCCATCAAGATCGAGCGTGAAGACGACGATGATGACGATGGCTATGAGATGGAAGGACGGGTAACAGCCGTTACCGACAGCTCCATCACGGTCCTTGGCCTCACATTGCTCCGTGGTGACGCGAATCTCTCTGATATCAGCGTGGGGAATCAGGTAGAGATCGATTACTTCCGAAATGCTGGCGGTGACTATGTGATCGACGAGATCGAAGAAGATGACTGA
- a CDS encoding DUF6502 family protein, which produces MKSSDTTPLHRALYRILRPMTRLLLRNGIPFAEFSELVRRAYVEAALEDFADNRKKPTDSRAAVMTGLTRKEVRKQREILAGEHDGNPGARHENRASRVVSGWVHDCAFQTGEGAPAELPFDGPLSFSELVKRYSGDMTPRAVLEELMRVGVVATEASGKLALRQRAYVPAGDSEEMLQIFGEDVSDLIATIDHNLVGSEADGQPLFQRTLVYDNIPPEVMGRWRRYAAQQSQAMLEQLDTWLGPYDRDIAGHGDNKATGEAVRTGVGIFYFEDPVQPDGSGEHT; this is translated from the coding sequence ATGAAAAGCTCCGATACCACCCCCCTGCATAGGGCGCTGTATCGCATTCTGCGCCCCATGACACGCCTGCTGCTCCGCAACGGTATTCCGTTTGCGGAGTTCTCAGAGCTGGTCAGGCGTGCCTACGTGGAGGCCGCCCTGGAAGATTTCGCCGACAACCGTAAAAAGCCAACGGATTCCCGCGCTGCGGTGATGACGGGGCTCACGCGAAAGGAAGTCAGAAAGCAGCGGGAAATCCTGGCAGGGGAACATGATGGTAACCCGGGCGCCCGGCATGAAAACCGTGCCTCGCGCGTGGTTTCCGGATGGGTTCATGATTGTGCATTCCAGACCGGTGAGGGCGCGCCGGCAGAACTTCCATTCGATGGCCCGCTCAGCTTCAGTGAGCTCGTGAAGCGCTACAGCGGCGATATGACCCCGCGAGCAGTCCTGGAAGAACTGATGCGGGTAGGCGTGGTGGCAACCGAGGCCTCCGGGAAGCTGGCATTGCGCCAAAGGGCTTATGTTCCGGCGGGTGACAGCGAAGAAATGCTCCAGATCTTCGGAGAGGACGTATCAGATCTTATAGCGACCATTGATCACAATCTGGTGGGCAGCGAGGCTGATGGTCAGCCCCTGTTCCAGAGAACGCTGGTATACGACAATATCCCGCCGGAAGTCATGGGGCGCTGGCGCCGGTATGCGGCGCAACAGTCACAGGCCATGCTGGAACAGCTCGATACGTGGCTGGGACCTTACGACCGCGATATTGCAGGCCATGGTGATAACAAGGCGACAGGGGAAGCTGTCAGAACCGGAGTGGGCATTTTCTACTTTGAAGACCCTGTTCAGCCAGATGGCAGTGGAGAACATACATGA
- a CDS encoding DUF5666 domain-containing protein, which produces MKPKSTHVTTRFSLSALAIGILTACGGSGSDSLDVADGGIRGTGSSVGPVSGFGSVFVNGVRFDTGSLNGQVQSDDGITTESELDEGMILRVDGEWRDDGQGTANRVEYDDTLRGEVVITQPWDPATKTARLSIYGLVVHIDNQTVVKGKQVIELISGDFVRVSAWRLPNGEFRASFVGALSDSASGTFDLENEIELEGQVSNFDADLCRFEIGDITVACDRDDTGFDGIGISELAGNPFVEVEGSFEGDVLFASEIAEDDLRRYRRGDDDDIEFAGPVSSAINPQTRLFEINGLFVRVTDDTHFDDGLTEEDLTPDLLIQVEGDFLDDGTVEAEEIALREGESEVEGRIGVNSVNVNEQSFRIGGVLVQVTPLTAMVREDANNIRLEDLGGPEKVEVSGIERVNTDGGVYLEAFKVEIDDDQADGEFELVGRLRSIQGTAFNVLGVSIETSTGTEFDDTTFDALLSLVDDGERPLIEVEYDQLNNGNLVATEIELEEDDDD; this is translated from the coding sequence ATGAAACCGAAGTCCACCCACGTGACTACCCGTTTTTCGTTAAGCGCACTGGCCATCGGTATCCTGACCGCATGCGGAGGCAGCGGCAGTGACAGCCTTGATGTCGCGGACGGCGGCATCCGTGGCACGGGGTCCAGTGTGGGGCCGGTTTCGGGGTTCGGGAGTGTGTTTGTTAACGGGGTCCGGTTTGATACCGGCAGTCTGAACGGACAGGTTCAGAGCGATGACGGCATAACCACAGAGTCGGAACTGGACGAGGGTATGATTCTGAGGGTTGATGGTGAGTGGCGGGATGATGGTCAGGGTACGGCCAACCGCGTTGAGTATGACGATACGCTCCGGGGAGAAGTCGTCATTACGCAGCCCTGGGACCCGGCAACCAAGACCGCCAGGCTCAGCATCTATGGCCTGGTTGTTCACATCGATAACCAGACGGTGGTAAAAGGCAAACAGGTTATCGAGCTGATCAGCGGCGATTTCGTCAGGGTCAGCGCCTGGCGACTGCCAAATGGGGAGTTCAGGGCCAGCTTCGTGGGCGCTCTTTCTGACTCTGCATCAGGGACCTTTGACCTGGAAAATGAAATTGAACTTGAGGGCCAGGTCAGCAATTTTGATGCGGACCTGTGCAGATTCGAAATAGGAGATATTACGGTCGCGTGTGACCGTGATGATACCGGGTTTGACGGAATCGGCATTTCCGAACTTGCCGGCAACCCCTTTGTTGAAGTTGAAGGAAGCTTTGAAGGTGATGTGCTCTTCGCCAGTGAGATTGCAGAGGACGATCTTCGTCGATATCGCAGGGGCGATGACGATGACATCGAATTTGCCGGTCCGGTAAGCTCGGCAATTAATCCGCAAACCCGCCTTTTCGAGATCAACGGCCTGTTCGTCCGAGTGACCGACGATACTCACTTTGACGACGGGCTGACCGAGGAGGACCTAACGCCTGATCTTCTGATTCAGGTGGAAGGCGACTTCCTCGACGATGGGACAGTTGAAGCAGAAGAAATCGCGCTGCGCGAAGGCGAGTCAGAAGTTGAGGGGCGCATTGGCGTTAACAGTGTCAATGTGAATGAGCAGAGCTTCCGAATCGGAGGGGTTCTGGTTCAGGTCACACCTCTTACCGCGATGGTCCGCGAGGATGCAAACAACATCAGACTCGAGGATCTTGGTGGCCCTGAAAAGGTTGAGGTCAGCGGTATCGAGCGAGTCAACACCGATGGTGGTGTTTACCTCGAAGCATTCAAGGTTGAGATTGATGATGACCAGGCTGACGGAGAGTTCGAACTCGTCGGTCGCTTGCGAAGCATTCAAGGCACTGCATTCAATGTTCTGGGCGTAAGCATCGAGACCAGCACTGGAACAGAGTTTGACGACACCACCTTTGATGCTTTGCTCAGCCTGGTCGATGACGGAGAGCGCCCTCTCATCGAGGTCGAATACGATCAGCTCAACAATGGAAACTTGGTGGCCACCGAAATCGAACTCGAAGAAGATGACGACGACTAA
- a CDS encoding nitronate monooxygenase family protein codes for MALPESLTSSLNLPLVAAPMFLISGPEMALACCKQGIVGSFPALNQRSSEDFEKWVIQMNEGLEDFRQTHPDQRIAPYAVNLIVHRTNPRWEADLELCVKHQVPIVITSLGAATRVTEAVHSYGGLVFHDVTNQKHARKAAEAGVDGIIAVSAGAGGHAGTINPFVLVHEIREVFDGIILLAGGLSKGEDILAAQAMGADLCYMGTRFINTTESQAEAAYQNMIIEAVSGDIIHTPAVSGIPANFMRQSLEAAGYPMDKLNQAGELDYGEKLKPVDDEAKAWKTVWSAGQGVSQITDVVTVSNLVERIGNEYREARSRLCG; via the coding sequence ATGGCGTTACCTGAATCACTGACAAGCTCGCTGAACCTTCCCCTGGTTGCGGCACCGATGTTTCTGATCTCCGGCCCGGAGATGGCGCTTGCCTGCTGCAAACAGGGGATCGTTGGTAGCTTCCCCGCGTTGAACCAGCGCAGCAGCGAGGATTTCGAGAAATGGGTGATTCAGATGAACGAGGGCCTGGAAGACTTCCGCCAGACCCATCCGGACCAGAGAATCGCGCCCTATGCGGTCAACCTGATTGTCCACCGCACCAACCCACGCTGGGAGGCCGACCTGGAACTGTGCGTGAAACACCAGGTGCCCATTGTGATCACTTCCCTTGGCGCAGCCACACGCGTGACCGAAGCCGTGCACAGCTACGGCGGCCTGGTTTTCCACGATGTGACCAACCAGAAACACGCCCGCAAGGCAGCGGAAGCGGGAGTGGATGGCATTATAGCGGTCTCCGCCGGTGCGGGCGGCCATGCCGGCACCATCAACCCGTTCGTGCTGGTGCATGAAATTCGCGAGGTATTTGACGGTATTATCCTGCTCGCTGGCGGCTTGTCCAAAGGCGAAGATATCCTGGCAGCCCAGGCCATGGGCGCAGACCTGTGCTACATGGGCACCCGGTTTATCAACACGACTGAATCACAGGCGGAAGCGGCCTACCAGAACATGATTATTGAGGCGGTATCCGGGGACATCATTCATACTCCGGCGGTTTCAGGTATTCCTGCCAACTTCATGCGCCAGAGCCTGGAAGCGGCAGGCTACCCCATGGACAAACTGAACCAGGCCGGAGAGCTCGACTACGGTGAAAAGCTGAAGCCGGTGGATGACGAGGCCAAGGCCTGGAAAACCGTCTGGTCCGCCGGCCAGGGGGTTAGCCAGATTACGGATGTGGTTACGGTCAGTAATCTGGTTGAACGTATTGGCAACGAATATCGGGAAGCCCGTTCGCGGCTTTGCGGTTAG
- a CDS encoding thioredoxin domain-containing protein yields MGEAKRRKETGAPPPRKQKDRKPLYAGLGVIVLVFVAVGVFFLTANPSPTSNELPVAAPNADPFPAELDRYGVSMGDDDAPVVVREFADYQCPACARFSDATQQLKQEYVDSGKVRFVYFDLPLQQHDNAMPAAQAARCAGDQGAYWEMHDQLFDMQTEWSGSGSPVDTFSRYANDLGLEERRFRRCMNTDLHIEEIEQSRRVAMQLRVTSTPTVLVDNVRLTRPGWGQLSAVVERELAD; encoded by the coding sequence ATGGGCGAAGCAAAAAGAAGAAAGGAAACCGGTGCGCCACCGCCCCGCAAGCAGAAAGATCGCAAGCCACTCTATGCCGGCCTTGGCGTTATTGTTCTGGTGTTTGTTGCGGTTGGTGTGTTTTTCCTCACCGCAAACCCGTCCCCCACGTCCAATGAATTGCCGGTTGCAGCCCCCAACGCCGATCCGTTTCCTGCTGAGCTGGATCGTTACGGGGTATCAATGGGTGACGATGATGCGCCTGTGGTCGTGCGGGAGTTTGCGGATTACCAGTGCCCGGCCTGTGCCCGCTTTTCAGACGCCACCCAGCAGTTGAAGCAGGAGTACGTCGATTCTGGCAAGGTGCGGTTTGTGTACTTTGACCTGCCGCTTCAGCAACACGACAACGCCATGCCTGCCGCCCAGGCAGCACGCTGTGCCGGTGACCAGGGCGCCTACTGGGAAATGCATGACCAGCTGTTTGATATGCAGACCGAGTGGAGTGGTTCCGGTAGTCCCGTAGACACCTTTAGCCGGTACGCGAATGACCTGGGGCTGGAAGAGCGCAGGTTCCGCCGTTGTATGAATACCGACCTGCACATTGAAGAAATCGAGCAGAGCCGGCGCGTAGCGATGCAACTCCGTGTCACCAGCACGCCGACCGTGCTCGTCGATAACGTCCGCCTGACCCGTCCGGGCTGGGGGCAGCTATCCGCCGTTGTGGAGCGTGAACTGGCTGACTGA
- a CDS encoding porin family protein → MKNKIVLGSAFAVLASFASGASAQDAVEGGYVGLNYAFVTYEEDGLSEDFDLGALVGKAGVRINPYLAAEFRAGFGAKDDSTSFNGASLDLEIDYLVGGYMVLGLPNESPVYPYAIVGATKGELTASATGPGGSASASASESDLSFGVGANLNINQDFQVNGEYMQYIDKDGAEISGVSIGFAVLF, encoded by the coding sequence ATGAAGAACAAGATTGTTTTGGGGTCTGCGTTTGCCGTATTGGCATCGTTTGCATCCGGTGCTTCCGCTCAGGACGCTGTTGAAGGCGGCTATGTCGGCCTGAACTACGCCTTCGTGACTTATGAAGAGGACGGTCTCTCTGAGGATTTTGATCTGGGTGCGCTCGTCGGTAAAGCCGGGGTGCGGATCAATCCCTATCTGGCTGCCGAGTTCCGTGCGGGTTTTGGTGCAAAAGACGATTCTACCAGTTTCAATGGTGCCTCTCTGGACCTTGAGATTGATTACCTGGTAGGCGGCTATATGGTACTTGGCCTCCCCAATGAAAGCCCGGTGTATCCCTACGCCATTGTGGGTGCAACCAAGGGTGAGCTGACGGCATCCGCAACAGGCCCTGGTGGCTCTGCCAGCGCATCTGCTTCAGAGTCCGACCTTTCCTTCGGCGTGGGTGCCAACCTGAACATCAATCAGGATTTCCAGGTCAACGGCGAGTACATGCAGTATATCGACAAGGACGGCGCGGAAATCTCCGGTGTCTCCATCGGTTTCGCAGTACTGTTCTGA
- a CDS encoding rhodanese-related sulfurtransferase, with the protein MSQDVVVCALYKFAVLNDYKALRQPLLDLMLERDVHGTLLLAREGINGTIAGSREGVDAIRNWLDADDRFEGIDYKESFVDIQPFKRTKVKLKKEIVTMGVEGIDPKRIVGTYVDAKEWNDLISDPDVMVVDTRNQYEVEIGTFENARNPATDTFREFPEYVKENLDPSKHKKVAMFCTGGIRCEKSTAFLKEQGFEEVYHLKGGILRYLEEVPESQSLWRGECFVFDDRVTVNHKLERGEYDQCHACRRPITEEDKQRPEYEQGVSCHRCIDSLTEAQKARFAERERQMRLAEERGEAHVGGEAARIIAERKARKKAEREQQARKSALGERYAKP; encoded by the coding sequence ATGAGCCAGGATGTTGTTGTCTGCGCGCTATACAAGTTCGCAGTTCTGAATGATTACAAAGCCCTTCGCCAGCCGCTGCTGGATCTGATGCTTGAAAGGGATGTGCACGGCACCTTATTGCTCGCCCGTGAAGGCATCAACGGCACCATCGCCGGCAGCCGTGAGGGTGTGGATGCCATCCGCAACTGGCTGGATGCGGATGATCGATTTGAGGGCATCGACTACAAGGAATCCTTTGTGGATATCCAGCCCTTCAAGCGCACCAAGGTGAAGCTGAAGAAAGAGATCGTCACCATGGGTGTGGAAGGTATCGACCCGAAACGCATCGTGGGCACCTATGTGGACGCGAAAGAGTGGAATGATCTGATCTCAGACCCGGACGTAATGGTTGTGGACACCCGTAACCAGTACGAAGTGGAGATCGGGACCTTCGAGAATGCCAGGAACCCGGCCACAGATACCTTCCGTGAGTTCCCCGAGTATGTGAAGGAGAACCTGGATCCGTCAAAGCACAAGAAGGTCGCCATGTTCTGCACCGGGGGCATCCGCTGCGAGAAATCCACGGCGTTCCTGAAAGAGCAGGGCTTTGAGGAGGTGTATCACCTCAAGGGTGGCATTCTCAGGTACCTGGAAGAAGTCCCGGAATCACAGAGCCTGTGGCGCGGTGAGTGCTTTGTGTTTGATGACCGGGTAACGGTGAACCACAAGCTGGAGCGAGGCGAATACGACCAATGCCATGCCTGCCGCCGGCCGATCACCGAGGAAGACAAGCAGCGCCCGGAGTATGAGCAGGGGGTGAGTTGTCACCGCTGTATCGACTCACTGACAGAAGCGCAGAAAGCCCGCTTTGCCGAGCGTGAGCGGCAAATGCGTCTGGCAGAGGAGCGGGGCGAAGCCCATGTCGGTGGCGAAGCTGCACGCATCATTGCAGAGCGAAAGGCCCGAAAAAAGGCAGAGCGTGAACAGCAGGCCCGAAAAAGTGCTTTGGGCGAGCGTTATGCGAAACCCTGA
- a CDS encoding DUF481 domain-containing protein — protein MQFRTTLAIVLLAVSPMVFGQDYEGWEGEGEVGVLITSGNTEETNINSRLGLVYEEDEWRNKGEFRSTFSETEDETTAEKYRGELQTDYKFEGSQYVFLRGAYEDDRFSGYDFQSSMTTGYGNRVWQRGERSFLDLSAGVGYRFNKLEEPDSDGNRDEEEAIARLAGQFDYALSENALFRQKLSTEIGLDENNTVTESETSVQATVVGNLSMKLAYLVQHISDEPEGSDDTDTEISLSLLYGF, from the coding sequence ATGCAGTTCAGAACAACCCTTGCGATTGTGTTGCTGGCCGTGTCACCGATGGTGTTTGGTCAGGATTATGAAGGCTGGGAAGGTGAAGGTGAGGTTGGTGTGCTGATCACCTCCGGCAACACCGAGGAAACCAACATTAACAGTCGCCTTGGCCTGGTATACGAAGAGGACGAGTGGCGCAACAAGGGTGAGTTCCGGTCTACCTTCTCCGAGACAGAGGATGAGACCACTGCCGAGAAGTACCGGGGCGAGCTGCAGACCGATTATAAGTTCGAAGGAAGTCAGTACGTGTTTCTGCGGGGCGCCTATGAGGACGACCGCTTCTCCGGCTACGACTTCCAGTCATCAATGACCACCGGTTATGGTAACCGGGTCTGGCAGCGCGGTGAGCGCTCCTTCCTCGACTTGTCGGCCGGTGTCGGTTACCGGTTCAACAAACTGGAGGAGCCTGATTCAGACGGCAATCGGGACGAAGAAGAGGCCATCGCCCGGCTGGCGGGCCAGTTCGACTACGCGTTGTCTGAGAATGCCCTGTTTCGCCAGAAGCTGAGCACAGAAATCGGCCTGGACGAAAACAACACCGTGACAGAGTCCGAAACCTCCGTGCAGGCCACGGTTGTTGGTAACCTTTCAATGAAACTGGCCTACCTGGTACAGCACATTTCGGATGAGCCTGAGGGTTCGGACGACACCGATACCGAAATCTCCCTGTCGCTGCTTTACGGCTTCTGA
- a CDS encoding DUF523 and DUF1722 domain-containing protein has protein sequence MTGIPVGISTCLLGKEVRHDGGHKHSRFCTQVLSRHFDFRSICPELEAGLGVPRPAIHLREYQDGLKLIESKGTADHTDAMQGFIDQVMPTLADLRGYILMAKSPSCGMERIKVHNADGNVTRRDGRGLFAEALMHHYPLLPVEEEGRLNDDALRENFVERVFAYDDWMQNVAGDNLTARALIEFHTRHKFQLLAHSEKIYRQLGPMLGDLKSEPLKDIAARYIASFMEAMTLRVSRGSHVNAMQHLMGYLRDSMADEDRKVLMEQIEAYHRGEVPLVVPMTLLRMAQRREPVDYLHTQKYLTPYPDELGLRNRV, from the coding sequence GTGACAGGCATTCCCGTTGGTATCAGCACCTGCCTGCTGGGCAAGGAAGTCCGCCATGATGGCGGCCACAAGCATTCCCGCTTTTGCACCCAGGTACTTTCCCGCCATTTTGATTTCCGCTCCATCTGCCCGGAGCTGGAAGCAGGGCTGGGTGTGCCCCGCCCCGCTATCCATCTGCGGGAATACCAGGATGGCCTGAAGCTGATCGAATCCAAAGGCACGGCAGACCATACCGACGCCATGCAGGGATTTATCGACCAGGTAATGCCTACTCTGGCGGATCTTCGCGGATATATCCTGATGGCCAAATCACCCAGTTGCGGCATGGAGCGCATCAAGGTGCACAACGCTGATGGCAATGTGACCCGCCGCGATGGCCGGGGTCTGTTTGCGGAGGCACTTATGCATCACTACCCGTTGCTGCCGGTAGAGGAAGAAGGCCGCCTGAACGACGATGCACTGCGGGAAAACTTCGTTGAGCGTGTGTTCGCCTACGATGACTGGATGCAGAACGTGGCCGGTGACAACCTCACTGCCCGTGCCCTGATTGAGTTCCACACCCGCCACAAATTCCAGCTGCTGGCCCACTCCGAGAAAATCTACCGCCAGTTGGGGCCAATGCTCGGGGATCTGAAATCAGAGCCGCTGAAAGACATTGCCGCCCGATACATTGCCTCCTTCATGGAAGCAATGACCCTGCGGGTGAGCCGCGGCTCCCATGTGAATGCCATGCAGCACCTGATGGGCTACCTGCGTGATTCCATGGCCGATGAAGACCGGAAGGTGCTGATGGAGCAGATCGAGGCTTACCACCGGGGTGAAGTGCCCCTGGTGGTGCCGATGACGCTGCTGCGGATGGCCCAGCGGCGGGAACCGGTGGACTACCTCCATACCCAGAAATACCTGACCCCCTACCCGGACGAGCTCGGGCTCCGGAACCGTGTTTAA